From the Methanobacterium spitsbergense genome, one window contains:
- a CDS encoding 2-isopropylmalate synthase, which yields MYVETVKKTMKLPKTVRILDTTLRDGEQTPGVAITVDEKIRIAKKLDKLGVDTMEVGFPASSPGEMRAAREILKLGLNSQICGLARVLRSDLDAAIDTGVDYIHTFIGTSPLHREYKLKMSQEEILNKSVESIEYIKDHGITAEFSAEDATRTEFSYLKEIYNAVEEAGVDYINVPDTVGVMVPASMRWIISEIKKTIKVPISVHCHDDFGMAVANSLSAVEAGASQVHVTINGLGERAGNASLEEVVMALTSQYNIKTNINTKLLVDTSEFVSRITGIKMPPNKAIVGENAFAHEAGIHVHGVLQKAETYEPITPEMVGHTRRIVLGKHTGANAIKAKLEEYGIELNKDQFCKVFDQIKKLGDKGKCVTDADLKAMSETVLGRAQKEIVKLEGFSVMTGDNVMPTATVKLNIDGTIKTAAKTGVGPVDAAINAIQSLVGETADIELKEYNIEAITGGTNALAEVFVIMGDNNGNRATGRSTTDDVVLASVEAVLDSINKILIER from the coding sequence ATGTATGTAGAAACAGTGAAAAAGACTATGAAACTCCCGAAGACAGTTAGAATTTTAGATACCACTCTAAGAGATGGTGAACAAACTCCGGGAGTAGCAATAACAGTCGATGAAAAGATAAGAATTGCAAAAAAATTAGATAAACTAGGTGTTGATACCATGGAAGTAGGGTTTCCTGCATCTTCGCCTGGTGAAATGAGAGCAGCACGTGAAATTTTAAAACTGGGACTTAACTCCCAAATATGTGGTTTGGCAAGGGTATTGCGTTCTGATCTTGACGCTGCAATAGACACTGGCGTTGATTATATACATACATTCATAGGAACTTCTCCTCTTCATAGAGAATACAAACTTAAAATGAGCCAAGAGGAAATTCTCAATAAATCAGTTGAATCTATAGAATATATAAAGGATCATGGAATAACTGCAGAGTTTTCTGCAGAAGATGCAACAAGGACAGAATTTAGCTATCTTAAAGAGATATATAATGCTGTTGAAGAAGCAGGGGTGGACTACATTAATGTGCCGGATACCGTAGGTGTAATGGTTCCTGCTTCTATGAGATGGATTATTTCGGAAATTAAAAAAACTATTAAAGTTCCCATCAGTGTGCACTGTCATGATGACTTTGGAATGGCTGTAGCCAATTCTTTGAGTGCTGTTGAAGCTGGAGCTAGCCAAGTTCATGTTACTATTAATGGTCTAGGTGAAAGAGCAGGCAATGCTTCCCTTGAAGAAGTTGTTATGGCATTAACATCCCAATATAACATTAAAACTAATATTAATACAAAACTTTTAGTAGATACATCTGAATTTGTTTCTAGAATTACTGGTATTAAAATGCCTCCAAACAAAGCCATAGTTGGCGAAAATGCATTTGCTCACGAAGCAGGGATTCATGTACATGGAGTACTCCAAAAAGCAGAAACATACGAACCAATCACGCCTGAAATGGTTGGACATACTCGTCGAATTGTTTTAGGTAAACACACTGGTGCTAATGCAATAAAAGCAAAACTTGAGGAATATGGGATTGAACTTAATAAAGATCAATTTTGTAAGGTATTCGATCAAATAAAAAAGCTTGGTGATAAGGGGAAATGTGTAACAGATGCAGATTTAAAGGCAATGTCAGAAACTGTTCTTGGTAGAGCTCAAAAGGAAATAGTGAAGCTTGAAGGATTTTCAGTAATGACTGGTGACAATGTAATGCCAACTGCTACTGTCAAGCTTAACATTGATGGGACAATAAAAACTGCTGCAAAAACGGGTGTAGGGCCAGTTGATGCGGCTATAAATGCAATACAAAGTTTAGTAGGGGAAACTGCCGATATTGAACTTAAAGAATATAATATTGAAGCAATTACTGGAGGTACAAACGCTCTTGCAGAGGTTTTCGTTATAATGGGTGATAATAATGGAAACAGGGCAACAGGAAGATCCACTACTGATGATGTTGTACTGGCAAGTGTTGAAGCGGTTTTAGATTCAATTAACAAGATACTTATTGAACGTTAA
- a CDS encoding TrpB-like pyridoxal phosphate-dependent enzyme, which yields MYKITLPEKDTPKKWYNIVADLPVELPASSQTKEGQQLENLPKIFSKYVLEQEMSQERWIDIPKEIRNVYKQVGRPTPLFRATGLEKYLDTPAKIYYKREDMSPVGSHKLNTAIAQAYYAKKAGAERLTTETGAGQWGSALSLACSLLGLECTVYMVNVSFKQKPYRKTVMHLYNGEVIPSPSDRTDFGRKILKEDPNHPGSLGIAISEAIEDALTDEKVFYTLGSVLNHVLLHQTVIGLEAKKQFELIDETPDVLVGCVGGGSNFGGAAFPFMKDKISGDLDCEFLAAEPSSCPTLTQGEYRYDYGDTAGLTPLMKMYTLGHDFVPPSVHAGGLRYHGMAPLVALLVNQGLIEGRTVNQTEIFKTGKIFANTEGVIPAPETCHAIKVGIDEALKCKKTGEEKNILISFSGHGLLDLQGYDDFIEGHLTQ from the coding sequence ATGTATAAAATAACACTTCCAGAAAAGGACACTCCAAAAAAATGGTATAATATAGTTGCAGATCTACCTGTGGAACTCCCTGCATCCTCACAAACTAAAGAGGGACAACAACTTGAAAATTTACCAAAAATATTTTCCAAGTATGTTCTTGAGCAAGAAATGTCACAGGAAAGATGGATAGATATCCCAAAAGAAATTAGAAACGTATACAAGCAGGTAGGACGGCCTACTCCGCTTTTTAGAGCAACGGGACTTGAAAAGTATTTAGATACACCCGCAAAGATATACTACAAACGTGAAGATATGTCTCCTGTTGGCAGCCACAAATTAAACACAGCGATTGCCCAGGCATATTATGCTAAAAAAGCTGGTGCTGAAAGATTAACAACCGAAACAGGAGCCGGACAATGGGGATCTGCATTATCTCTCGCATGTTCACTTTTAGGGCTCGAATGTACAGTTTATATGGTAAATGTTTCATTCAAACAAAAACCATATCGTAAAACAGTAATGCATCTTTACAACGGAGAAGTTATACCATCACCAAGTGATAGAACAGATTTCGGTAGGAAAATACTTAAAGAAGACCCAAATCATCCAGGATCCCTTGGAATCGCAATATCTGAAGCTATTGAAGATGCATTAACTGATGAAAAAGTATTTTATACCCTCGGAAGTGTTTTAAACCATGTACTTCTCCATCAAACAGTAATTGGTCTAGAGGCCAAGAAACAATTCGAACTTATAGATGAAACCCCCGATGTATTAGTGGGATGCGTGGGAGGAGGAAGTAACTTTGGTGGAGCAGCATTCCCCTTCATGAAAGATAAAATTTCAGGAGACCTAGACTGTGAGTTCCTAGCTGCAGAACCTTCATCATGCCCAACACTAACACAAGGAGAATACAGATATGATTATGGAGACACAGCTGGTTTAACTCCACTAATGAAAATGTACACCCTTGGACATGACTTTGTACCTCCATCAGTTCATGCAGGCGGTTTACGATATCATGGAATGGCACCGTTGGTTGCTTTATTGGTTAATCAAGGTCTTATAGAGGGAAGAACAGTAAATCAGACAGAAATATTTAAAACAGGCAAAATATTTGCAAATACTGAAGGAGTTATACCTGCTCCAGAAACATGTCATGCTATAAAAGTAGGAATAGATGAAGCTTTGAAGTGTAAAAAGACAGGAGAAGAGAAAAATATTTTAATATCATTCTCAGGTCATGGATTACTCGATCTTCAAGGATATGACGATTTCATAGAAGGACATTTAACACAATAG
- a CDS encoding DUF1786 domain-containing protein, with the protein MYIINSREFNRINNKYIYMNILAVDVGVGTQDIMFYDTDYPIENSIKMVMPSPTKILAKRIRKHHNDILINGNTMGGGPVNKAIENHIKRGYKVLMTENAARTVRDDLKRVKSLGIEIVSEREHHPELGRVELKDIDLDSIKESLSKFEVKLDFDCIGIAIQDHGYLEGVGDRNFRFMKIKEKLNVPRYPEEFAYYDMVPEYFTRMNGVLNTLKGYKPIIMDSKFASICGATCDPIVKELNSYIAIDIGNGHTLAAAFDNGKIIGVFEHHTKSLDPEKIKYLIEKLIDGTITHNEVHDDGGHGAWTTAPMDNIECVVATGPMRGILQKTGMKVHYAAPAGDVMMAGPVGLIKAIMSRHTD; encoded by the coding sequence ATGTACATTATCAATTCTAGAGAATTTAATAGGATAAACAACAAATATATTTATATGAATATACTAGCTGTTGATGTTGGAGTTGGAACACAGGATATAATGTTTTATGATACAGATTATCCAATAGAAAATTCTATAAAAATGGTTATGCCCTCACCAACCAAGATACTTGCAAAAAGGATTCGAAAACACCACAATGATATTTTAATTAATGGTAATACCATGGGTGGAGGTCCTGTTAATAAAGCTATAGAAAATCATATTAAAAGAGGATACAAAGTTCTTATGACTGAAAATGCTGCGCGGACGGTTCGAGATGATTTAAAACGTGTAAAGTCATTAGGTATAGAAATTGTATCTGAAAGAGAACATCATCCGGAACTTGGAAGGGTGGAACTCAAAGATATAGATTTAGATTCAATAAAAGAGTCATTATCCAAATTTGAAGTAAAATTGGATTTTGATTGCATTGGTATTGCAATCCAAGATCATGGATATCTGGAAGGAGTAGGAGATCGGAACTTTCGATTCATGAAAATAAAAGAAAAACTTAATGTTCCAAGGTATCCTGAAGAATTTGCTTATTATGATATGGTTCCAGAATATTTCACCAGAATGAATGGTGTTTTAAACACTTTAAAGGGTTATAAACCAATTATTATGGATTCAAAGTTTGCATCAATATGCGGTGCTACGTGTGATCCTATTGTTAAAGAGTTAAATAGTTATATTGCTATTGATATAGGGAATGGACATACCCTTGCTGCTGCATTTGATAATGGAAAAATAATTGGTGTTTTTGAGCACCATACAAAATCACTAGATCCTGAAAAAATCAAATATCTCATTGAAAAACTTATTGATGGAACAATAACTCATAATGAAGTTCATGATGATGGTGGTCATGGTGCCTGGACTACTGCTCCAATGGATAATATTGAATGCGTAGTTGCAACAGGACCAATGAGAGGAATACTGCAGAAAACTGGCATGAAAGTTCATTATGCGGCTCCTGCAGGGGATGTAATGATGGCTGGTCCAGTAGGACTTATTAAAGCAATAATGTCAAGACATACAGATTAA
- a CDS encoding DUF63 family protein produces MIFDFFQGILEYIRQNFVYLHPGYTILNTVVFGIILGISILLIIKMFKYIKKDPADLMIPLIPFIFFGSSARALVDNNIYPLTYILVTPGLYIFTGLMAIFTVLASVYIERKTNFDYRYIILTVGAVICIPNILFMGPINIIATLQVVGVWALISSIFVLLKNKWSLLKNKFNLSVLMAHLFDASSTYIAVDFYGYSEQHVLPSALTGLVGSAIVMFPLKIAVILGALYIIDSYIEDRTIANMLKLAIFILGLAPGLRNFLSLIMGT; encoded by the coding sequence ATGATATTCGATTTCTTTCAGGGAATACTTGAATACATTCGACAAAACTTTGTTTACCTTCACCCAGGATACACTATACTCAACACTGTAGTATTTGGTATAATTCTCGGTATTTCTATTCTACTAATTATTAAAATGTTTAAATATATTAAAAAAGATCCAGCCGACCTTATGATTCCACTGATTCCATTCATATTTTTTGGATCAAGTGCTAGAGCATTGGTTGATAATAATATTTATCCACTTACTTATATTCTTGTAACACCCGGGTTATACATTTTTACAGGACTCATGGCGATTTTTACTGTATTAGCTTCAGTTTATATTGAGAGAAAAACTAATTTTGATTATAGATACATTATATTAACAGTAGGGGCTGTTATTTGCATACCAAATATATTATTTATGGGTCCGATTAATATTATCGCAACTTTACAAGTAGTGGGAGTTTGGGCCCTGATATCTTCGATATTTGTGCTTTTAAAAAATAAATGGTCTTTATTGAAGAATAAATTTAATTTAAGTGTTCTAATGGCGCATCTTTTCGATGCATCTTCCACTTACATTGCAGTTGATTTCTATGGCTACAGTGAACAACATGTTCTTCCAAGTGCGCTCACAGGATTAGTTGGATCTGCAATTGTCATGTTCCCACTCAAAATAGCAGTAATATTAGGTGCATTGTATATTATAGATAGCTATATTGAAGATAGAACAATTGCTAATATGCTGAAACTAGCTATATTCATTTTAGGCCTTGCTCCGGGTCTAAGAAATTTCCTAAGTCTTATCATGGGTACTTGA
- a CDS encoding response regulator: MGSKILVVEDERITAEDIKSGLESAGYQVPALVSSGKKAIELAGEVKPDLVLMDIKLKGKMDGIEAAGQIKLRYDIPVIYLTAYSDEYTVQRAKITEPSGYIIKESTGLLKKPFEESELHTAIEITLYRHKMEKDHDILLAAMLKNINEGVIATNVDGKIKLMNTVAEGITGWKIEEAMGKDLRDVFTPLNHIIKTFKDLRLKNEISADDTLLRSKKGQSILVKCNFKVIKGDNTDINGYILVFNRIMA, encoded by the coding sequence ATGGGATCAAAGATTCTGGTAGTTGAAGATGAAAGAATCACTGCAGAGGATATAAAAAGTGGCCTAGAAAGTGCAGGCTATCAGGTTCCTGCATTGGTTTCTTCTGGAAAAAAGGCCATAGAACTAGCAGGAGAGGTTAAACCAGATTTAGTTCTTATGGATATAAAATTAAAGGGTAAAATGGATGGAATAGAGGCAGCTGGGCAGATTAAATTGCGTTATGATATCCCAGTTATCTACTTAACTGCATATTCGGATGAATATACTGTACAGCGTGCCAAAATTACAGAACCTTCAGGATATATTATTAAAGAATCTACAGGATTATTGAAAAAGCCTTTTGAGGAGAGCGAACTTCACACAGCTATTGAAATTACTCTTTACAGACATAAAATGGAGAAAGATCATGATATCCTATTGGCAGCGATGCTAAAAAACATCAATGAAGGTGTGATTGCAACTAATGTAGATGGTAAAATAAAACTAATGAATACAGTTGCTGAGGGGATAACTGGTTGGAAAATTGAAGAAGCTATGGGAAAAGATTTAAGAGACGTATTTACTCCTTTAAATCATATTATAAAAACATTTAAAGATCTAAGACTGAAAAACGAGATTTCAGCAGATGATACATTATTAAGATCAAAAAAAGGACAAAGTATTCTAGTTAAATGTAATTTTAAAGTAATTAAAGGTGATAATACGGATATTAACGGTTATATTCTTGTATTTAATCGTATCATGGCGTAA
- a CDS encoding PHP domain-containing protein encodes MILDPHIHSTYSSDSTASPRDIVKKARSIGLDAIAVADHNTIKGSFATIEEARNYKDFVVVPAMEISSNKGHIVALGIKEDVQQGLSPEETVETIRELGGIAIAAHPFVSYREGLCDNVKELDIDAIETLNSRYVFGYSNWRAKNLAEKRNLPEIGSSDAHFLGAIGSCVTELDANFTYESIIEVILSGKTNVFGDRTPLPLILKEVINKKIKRIG; translated from the coding sequence ATGATACTCGATCCACACATACACAGTACCTACTCCAGTGATTCTACTGCATCCCCGAGGGATATAGTTAAAAAAGCAAGATCTATAGGTTTGGACGCGATAGCAGTAGCAGATCACAACACGATTAAAGGGTCATTTGCTACAATTGAAGAGGCAAGAAACTATAAAGACTTTGTTGTTGTGCCTGCAATGGAAATAAGCTCAAATAAAGGGCATATTGTGGCATTGGGAATAAAAGAAGATGTTCAACAGGGATTATCTCCAGAAGAAACTGTTGAAACAATTAGAGAACTAGGTGGAATAGCAATAGCCGCACATCCATTTGTTAGTTACAGGGAAGGATTATGTGACAATGTCAAAGAACTGGATATAGATGCCATAGAAACACTTAATTCTAGATATGTTTTCGGATATTCTAATTGGCGTGCAAAAAATCTAGCAGAAAAAAGAAATCTCCCTGAAATAGGATCCAGTGATGCTCACTTTTTAGGGGCTATAGGAAGTTGCGTTACAGAGTTAGATGCTAATTTTACCTATGAAAGTATAATTGAAGTGATTCTATCTGGAAAAACTAATGTATTTGGTGATAGAACCCCATTACCACTTATTTTGAAAGAAGTTATTAACAAAAAAATCAAGAGAATTGGTTAA